Proteins encoded together in one Nostoc sp. PCC 7524 window:
- the asnS gene encoding asparagine--tRNA ligase translates to MVNQRIAEILRSGQPDESLVVQGWVRTKRDLKGFAFIEVNDGSSLANLQVVINQDLPDYEAILKQLNTGASVEVKGVLVASQGKGQRIELKAEAVKVYGEADPETYPLQKKRHSFEFLRTIGHLRSRTNSFGAVFRVRNACSAAIHQFFQERGFLWVHTPIITASDCEGAGELFSVTSLDLKNIPRTENQAVDYSQDFFAKPTYLTVSGQLEAEVMAMAFSNVYTFGPTFRAENSNTSRHLAEFWMVEPEMAFCDLDGDMDLAEAFLKHIFSYVLEKCPEDMEFFNQRIDNTVLATAENIINNQFERLTYTDAIKLLEKADVKFEYPVSWGLDLQSEHERYLAEQLFKKPVIVTDYPAQIKAFYMRLNDDEKTVRAMDILAPKIGEIIGGSQREERLDVLERRVLAQGMKPEDLWWYLDLRRYGTVPHAGFGLGFERLVQFMTGMGNIRDVIPFPRTPQNAEF, encoded by the coding sequence ATGGTAAATCAAAGGATTGCAGAAATACTGCGAAGTGGTCAACCTGATGAGTCTCTTGTAGTTCAAGGCTGGGTAAGAACGAAGCGCGACTTGAAAGGGTTTGCGTTTATTGAGGTGAATGACGGCTCATCATTAGCTAATTTGCAAGTTGTCATCAATCAGGATTTGCCAGACTACGAAGCAATTTTGAAACAACTAAATACGGGTGCGTCAGTTGAGGTAAAAGGCGTACTGGTGGCTTCCCAAGGGAAAGGACAGCGTATTGAGTTAAAAGCCGAGGCGGTGAAAGTCTACGGTGAAGCTGATCCCGAAACCTACCCACTGCAAAAGAAACGCCACTCTTTTGAATTTTTACGCACAATTGGACACTTGCGATCGCGCACCAATTCTTTTGGTGCAGTGTTCCGCGTCAGAAATGCCTGTTCTGCGGCTATTCACCAATTCTTCCAAGAAAGAGGGTTTTTGTGGGTACACACCCCTATTATTACCGCCAGTGACTGTGAAGGTGCAGGGGAACTATTCAGCGTCACCAGCTTAGATTTAAAGAATATACCCCGCACAGAAAACCAAGCAGTTGATTACAGCCAAGACTTTTTTGCTAAACCTACCTACTTAACAGTGAGTGGACAACTAGAAGCGGAAGTCATGGCGATGGCGTTTAGCAACGTCTACACTTTCGGCCCTACTTTCCGTGCCGAAAACTCCAATACATCCCGTCACTTAGCAGAATTCTGGATGGTTGAGCCAGAAATGGCATTTTGCGATTTAGACGGTGATATGGATTTAGCTGAGGCATTTCTCAAGCATATTTTTAGCTATGTCTTGGAAAAATGCCCTGAAGACATGGAATTTTTCAACCAACGCATTGATAATACCGTCTTAGCTACAGCCGAAAATATTATTAACAATCAATTTGAACGTCTGACTTACACAGATGCTATCAAACTGTTGGAAAAAGCCGATGTTAAGTTTGAATATCCTGTAAGTTGGGGCTTAGATTTGCAATCAGAACACGAACGTTATTTAGCCGAACAACTGTTTAAAAAACCGGTAATTGTGACAGATTATCCAGCGCAAATTAAAGCATTTTATATGCGCTTGAATGATGATGAGAAAACCGTCCGCGCAATGGATATTCTTGCACCAAAAATTGGTGAAATCATCGGCGGTTCGCAACGGGAAGAACGTCTAGATGTTCTAGAACGTCGCGTCTTAGCACAAGGGATGAAACCCGAAGATTTATGGTGGTATCTCGATTTACGCCGTTACGGTACAGTTCCTCACGCTGGCTTCGGTTTAGGTTTTGAAAGACTTGTACAGTTTATGACTGGTATGGGTAATATTCGGGATGTGATTCCCTTCCCCCGTACACCACAAAACGCCGAGTTTTAG
- a CDS encoding DUF6439 family protein, which yields MSQPSQLSKTNQLNELSDLELAQALMERLSISPNDWHRLKSNRNSRASEQIAAAMVFLLKNQPQEALARLEQAVGWLDRSISAPPCPTHGHKGVGSGE from the coding sequence ATGTCTCAACCTAGCCAGCTATCTAAAACCAATCAACTGAATGAATTGAGCGATTTGGAACTAGCTCAAGCCCTAATGGAAAGGCTGAGTATTTCGCCTAACGATTGGCATCGCCTCAAGTCTAACCGCAATTCTCGCGCTAGTGAACAAATAGCAGCCGCTATGGTATTTCTGCTCAAAAATCAACCCCAAGAAGCTCTTGCTAGACTAGAACAAGCTGTTGGTTGGTTAGATCGTTCTATTTCCGCCCCTCCCTGTCCGACTCATGGGCATAAGGGAGTAGGGAGTGGGGAGTAG
- a CDS encoding ATP-binding protein yields the protein MITISLRPVGRYWGTISFASTLYLCPILDLLLAEIPAKLQAELRLGLQEALVNAAKHGNNLDPSKKVVVRFSLIDNQYWWVISDQGEGFNPVAGGDEDPTDYLPPDESENGRGMCLLHQIFDQVEWNRKGTELRLCKQMENRPRLFLRR from the coding sequence GTGATTACCATTTCCCTCCGTCCAGTTGGACGTTATTGGGGCACTATTAGTTTCGCCTCAACGCTTTATCTCTGTCCGATTTTAGATTTACTGCTGGCAGAAATTCCAGCAAAATTACAAGCAGAACTGCGGCTAGGGCTTCAAGAAGCCTTAGTTAATGCAGCTAAACATGGCAATAATCTTGACCCTAGCAAAAAAGTTGTAGTCCGGTTTTCCCTAATAGATAATCAGTATTGGTGGGTGATATCAGACCAAGGTGAAGGCTTCAATCCCGTAGCTGGTGGGGATGAAGATCCCACAGATTATTTACCACCCGATGAATCAGAAAACGGTAGAGGGATGTGTCTTCTTCACCAAATTTTTGATCAAGTAGAGTGGAATCGCAAAGGCACAGAATTAAGACTTTGTAAGCAAATGGAAAACCGCCCCCGTCTATTTTTGAGGCGGTAA
- the rlmD gene encoding 23S rRNA (uracil(1939)-C(5))-methyltransferase RlmD has translation MTKSIWHQGALIEITITDLSDTGDGVGRFDDRVVFVPDTVPGDRAQVRLVHVKPKYGHGQLKHLLQPSPQRIRPSCIVADKCGGCQWQHIDYEYQLTAKRHQVIQALQRIGGFTTPSVDPVLVAASPLGYRNKVTYPLDVSTTGQVQAGYYQKGSHQLVNLNQCPVQDPRLNPFLAEIKQDIQQQGWTIYDETRHQGQIRHLGLRIGRRTGEVLLTLVVKDWHLLGIEQQAEVWLQRYPQLVGVSLNRNPERTNAIFGRETRCIAGVPYLREIFAGLEFQVRPDTFFQVFTETAEALLQVIQSELNLQGHETLVDAYCGIGTLTLPLAQQVHQAIGLELQPEAIQQAIFNAQQNKIKNVQFQVGAVEDLLPKMGILPDVLLLDPPRKGCDRTVIESLLLSKPPRIVYVSCKVATLARDLKLLCLDGLYTIQRIQPADFFPQTSHVETAAFLVLSQLDKDT, from the coding sequence ATGACTAAATCTATTTGGCATCAGGGTGCATTAATTGAAATTACGATTACAGACTTGAGTGATACCGGTGATGGGGTGGGACGTTTTGACGATCGCGTGGTGTTTGTCCCTGATACTGTCCCAGGCGATCGCGCTCAAGTGCGTTTAGTACACGTTAAGCCTAAATACGGTCATGGTCAGCTTAAACACCTGCTGCAACCATCTCCGCAGCGCATCCGCCCTAGCTGCATTGTGGCTGATAAGTGTGGCGGTTGTCAGTGGCAGCATATTGATTATGAATATCAACTCACAGCCAAGCGTCATCAAGTTATCCAAGCTTTACAAAGAATCGGTGGTTTTACTACACCATCAGTAGATCCCGTATTAGTGGCGGCTTCTCCTTTGGGCTATCGTAACAAAGTTACTTATCCTTTGGATGTTTCTACTACAGGTCAAGTACAAGCTGGCTACTACCAAAAAGGTAGTCACCAATTAGTTAACTTAAATCAGTGTCCAGTCCAAGATCCCCGCTTAAATCCTTTCCTGGCGGAAATTAAGCAAGATATTCAACAACAAGGCTGGACTATTTACGATGAAACGCGCCATCAAGGACAAATCCGCCATCTAGGTTTACGCATTGGACGGCGGACAGGTGAAGTTTTATTAACTTTGGTAGTTAAGGATTGGCATTTACTGGGAATTGAGCAACAAGCCGAAGTCTGGCTACAGCGTTATCCTCAGTTAGTGGGAGTGTCCTTAAATCGCAATCCTGAGCGCACAAATGCGATTTTTGGCAGAGAAACCCGATGTATTGCAGGAGTTCCTTATCTGCGAGAAATTTTTGCTGGGTTGGAATTTCAAGTGCGTCCCGATACATTTTTCCAAGTTTTCACGGAAACAGCCGAAGCACTATTACAGGTAATTCAATCAGAACTGAATTTGCAAGGTCATGAGACTTTAGTTGATGCCTATTGTGGCATTGGTACTTTAACCTTGCCCCTAGCTCAACAGGTACACCAAGCTATAGGATTAGAATTGCAGCCAGAAGCTATCCAGCAAGCAATTTTCAATGCTCAACAAAATAAAATAAAGAATGTGCAATTTCAAGTAGGGGCTGTTGAAGATTTGCTGCCAAAAATGGGAATACTACCAGATGTGTTACTACTTGACCCACCACGTAAGGGATGCGATCGCACTGTCATCGAATCTTTATTATTATCGAAACCGCCACGCATCGTTTACGTCAGCTGTAAAGTAGCGACTCTCGCCCGTGACCTAAAATTACTTTGTCTAGATGGTTTGTATACAATCCAACGCATTCAACCTGCTGATTTTTTTCCCCAAACATCTCATGTGGAAACTGCTGCCTTTCTTGTGCTATCACAGTTGGACAAGGATACTTAG
- a CDS encoding allophycocyanin subunit alpha-B, with protein MTVISQVILQADDELRYPSSGELKSIREFLQTGLQRTRIAGTLAENEKKIVQEATKQLWQKRPDFIAPGGNAYGEKQRALCIRDFGWYLRLITYGVLAGDIEPIEKIGIIGVREMYNSLGVPVPGMVEAINALKKASLDLLSAEDAAEAAPYFDYIIQAMS; from the coding sequence ATGACTGTAATTAGCCAAGTTATTCTCCAAGCCGACGACGAACTGCGTTATCCCAGCAGTGGCGAACTTAAGAGCATCAGAGAGTTTTTGCAAACTGGTCTCCAAAGAACACGGATTGCTGGTACTTTAGCAGAAAACGAAAAGAAGATTGTTCAGGAAGCCACCAAACAACTGTGGCAGAAGCGTCCTGATTTTATCGCACCTGGTGGCAACGCTTACGGTGAAAAACAGCGTGCGTTGTGTATTCGTGACTTTGGCTGGTACTTACGCCTAATTACCTATGGCGTACTAGCTGGAGACATAGAACCAATTGAAAAAATTGGCATCATTGGTGTACGAGAAATGTACAATTCCCTTGGCGTTCCCGTACCAGGAATGGTAGAAGCTATCAATGCTCTGAAAAAAGCTTCTCTTGACTTACTCAGTGCAGAAGATGCAGCAGAGGCAGCACCTTACTTTGATTACATCATCCAAGCGATGTCCTAG
- the purL gene encoding phosphoribosylformylglycinamidine synthase subunit PurL → MTATSPAPFSPQEIAAEGIKPEEYTEIVRRLGRHPNKAELGMFGVMWSEHCCYKNSRPLLKQFPTTGPRILVGPGENAGVVDLGEGLQLAFKIESHNHPSAVEPFQGAATGVGGILRDIFTMGARPIALLNSLRFGSLEDPKTQRLFSGVVAGISHYGNCVGVPTVGGEVYFDPAYSGNPLVNVMALGLMETPEIVKSGASGLGNPVLYVGSTTGRDGMGGASFASAELSDESIDDRPAVQVGDPFLEKSLIEACLEAFKTGAVVAAQDMGAAGITCSTSEMAAKGGVGIELDLDKIPVRELGMVPYEYLLSESQERMLFVAHKGREQELIDIFHRWGLQAVVAGRVIAEPIVRILFQGGVAAEIPADALAENTPLYERELLAEPPEYARKAWEWSPETLPACTTAGVEIQGNLQSWQEIFLTLLNTPTIASKNWVYRQYDHQVQNNTVVLPGGADAAIVRLRPLENQGKIANAQSGVAATVDCNSRYVYLDPYEGAKAVVAEAARNLSCVGAEPLAVTDNLNFGSPEKPIGYWQLAEACRGLAEGCRELATPVTGGNVSLYNETLDSQGNPQPIYPTPVVGMVGLIPDLNKICGQGWQTPGDIIYLLGSSPRSLGASEYLATIHSIVAGRPTKVDFDLERRVQKVCREGIRAGWIHSAHDCAEGGLAIAVAECCLAAKLGAEIYLEVTQSKRLDEMLFGEGGTRIIVSIAPSQQEIWESYLQEHLGQEWQKLGTVGNTDTELGVLTTDNQSLIQVSIEEMNDRYQNAIARRLAIYTTTSS, encoded by the coding sequence ATGACTGCCACATCTCCTGCTCCCTTTTCTCCCCAAGAAATCGCTGCTGAAGGTATTAAACCAGAAGAATATACAGAAATTGTCCGCCGCTTAGGTCGTCATCCCAACAAAGCTGAATTGGGAATGTTTGGGGTGATGTGGTCTGAGCATTGCTGCTATAAAAATTCCCGTCCTTTACTCAAACAGTTTCCCACCACTGGCCCCCGCATCCTGGTAGGACCAGGAGAAAATGCTGGGGTTGTAGATTTGGGGGAAGGACTGCAACTAGCATTTAAGATTGAGTCTCATAATCACCCCTCAGCTGTTGAACCCTTTCAGGGTGCAGCCACCGGAGTTGGTGGTATTCTTAGAGATATCTTTACAATGGGTGCGCGTCCCATTGCGTTGTTAAACTCACTTCGTTTTGGTTCTCTAGAAGACCCCAAAACCCAAAGGCTTTTCTCTGGGGTAGTTGCAGGCATTTCCCATTATGGTAATTGCGTCGGCGTTCCCACTGTCGGTGGTGAGGTGTACTTTGACCCTGCTTACTCTGGTAATCCCCTAGTGAATGTCATGGCGTTAGGGTTGATGGAAACGCCAGAAATTGTCAAATCTGGAGCATCTGGTCTAGGGAATCCTGTATTGTATGTAGGTTCCACCACCGGACGCGATGGTATGGGAGGAGCTAGTTTTGCCAGTGCGGAATTAAGTGATGAATCTATAGATGACCGTCCGGCTGTGCAAGTAGGCGACCCCTTTTTAGAAAAGTCACTAATTGAAGCTTGTCTGGAAGCATTTAAAACAGGCGCAGTAGTAGCCGCCCAAGATATGGGTGCTGCGGGTATTACCTGTTCAACTTCCGAGATGGCAGCGAAGGGCGGCGTGGGTATTGAACTAGATTTAGATAAAATTCCAGTGCGGGAATTAGGAATGGTTCCCTATGAATATCTGCTGTCTGAGTCCCAAGAACGGATGTTATTTGTTGCCCATAAAGGACGAGAACAAGAATTAATTGATATTTTCCACCGTTGGGGATTACAGGCAGTAGTTGCGGGTAGAGTCATTGCCGAACCCATTGTCAGGATTCTTTTCCAAGGTGGAGTCGCCGCCGAAATTCCGGCGGATGCTTTGGCAGAAAATACTCCACTTTATGAGCGTGAATTATTGGCAGAACCACCAGAGTATGCCCGTAAAGCTTGGGAATGGTCGCCTGAGACTTTGCCTGCTTGCACCACTGCTGGGGTTGAAATTCAAGGTAATCTGCAAAGTTGGCAGGAAATTTTCTTAACTTTGCTCAATACGCCTACGATCGCCTCCAAAAATTGGGTGTATCGTCAATATGACCATCAAGTCCAAAATAACACCGTCGTTCTCCCAGGTGGTGCAGATGCGGCGATCGTCAGGTTAAGACCATTAGAAAACCAGGGGAAAATTGCCAATGCCCAAAGTGGTGTAGCGGCTACGGTAGACTGTAATTCTCGTTATGTTTACCTTGATCCCTACGAGGGAGCTAAGGCAGTAGTCGCCGAAGCAGCCCGGAATCTTAGCTGTGTGGGTGCAGAACCTTTGGCGGTGACAGATAACCTCAATTTTGGCAGTCCTGAAAAACCCATTGGTTACTGGCAATTAGCAGAAGCTTGTCGAGGTTTGGCGGAAGGTTGTCGAGAATTGGCAACTCCGGTAACTGGGGGTAATGTGTCTCTATACAATGAAACTCTAGATTCTCAAGGCAATCCCCAACCAATTTACCCAACCCCAGTAGTGGGGATGGTAGGGTTAATTCCTGATTTAAACAAAATTTGCGGTCAAGGTTGGCAAACCCCAGGCGATATTATTTATCTGCTTGGCTCATCTCCCAGGAGTTTAGGCGCATCTGAATATTTAGCTACCATTCACAGCATTGTCGCAGGTAGACCAACCAAGGTAGATTTTGACTTGGAACGGCGTGTCCAAAAAGTTTGCCGCGAAGGGATTCGTGCAGGTTGGATACATTCAGCCCATGATTGTGCTGAGGGTGGTTTAGCTATTGCTGTAGCAGAATGTTGTCTGGCTGCTAAATTGGGAGCAGAAATTTACCTAGAAGTCACTCAGTCAAAACGCCTTGATGAAATGCTATTCGGTGAAGGTGGCACAAGAATTATTGTGTCCATAGCCCCATCCCAGCAAGAGATTTGGGAATCCTATTTACAGGAGCATTTGGGTCAAGAATGGCAAAAATTGGGAACTGTGGGTAATACCGATACAGAATTGGGGGTTTTAACCACTGATAACCAAAGCTTAATCCAAGTTAGTATCGAAGAGATGAATGATCGCTATCAAAATGCGATCGCTAGACGTTTAGCCATCTATACCACTACCTCTAGTTGA
- the purF gene encoding amidophosphoribosyltransferase, which produces MIPIDSVTLDEYPQHTNDSINSLENRPDKPEEACGVFGIYAPGENVAKLTYFGLYALQHRGQESAGIATFEGTQVHLHKDMGLVSQVFNESILEELPGSIGVGHTRYSTTGSSRKVNAQPAVLETRLGKLALAHNGNLVNTVQLREELLNSNCNLVTTTDSEMIAFAIAQAVNAGADWLEGAIKAFHRCQGAFSLVIGTPVGVMGVRDPNGIRPLVIGTVAGNPVRYVLSSETCGLDIIGAEYLRDVEPGEVVWITEEGLASYHWSEKPQPKLCIFEMIYFARPDSQMHNESLYSYRMRLGRQLAKESYVDADIVFGVPDSGIPAAIGFSQASGVAYGEGLIKNRYVGRTFIQPTQTMRESGIKMKLNPLKDVLAGKRVIIVDDSIVRGTTSRKLVKALREAGAAEVHMRISSPPVTHPCFYGIDTDTQDQLIAATKSVEEIAQQLEVDTLAYLSWEGMLLATGEDPNNFCSACFTGDYPVAIPEQVKRSKLVLEKVVV; this is translated from the coding sequence ATGATTCCCATTGATTCCGTCACTTTGGATGAGTACCCCCAACATACCAACGACTCAATCAATAGTCTGGAAAATCGTCCTGACAAGCCAGAAGAAGCTTGCGGAGTTTTCGGCATCTACGCACCAGGAGAAAACGTTGCTAAACTGACCTACTTTGGATTGTATGCCCTGCAACATCGGGGTCAAGAATCTGCTGGCATTGCCACCTTCGAGGGTACACAAGTCCACCTACACAAGGACATGGGTTTGGTGTCTCAAGTCTTTAATGAGTCTATCTTAGAAGAGTTGCCAGGCAGTATAGGCGTTGGTCATACCCGTTATTCCACCACTGGCTCCAGTCGCAAAGTTAATGCCCAGCCTGCTGTACTAGAAACGCGCTTGGGTAAATTGGCATTAGCACATAACGGCAATTTAGTCAATACTGTGCAATTAAGAGAAGAGTTACTCAATAGCAACTGCAACCTAGTCACCACTACCGACTCAGAGATGATTGCCTTTGCGATCGCACAAGCAGTTAACGCAGGTGCAGATTGGTTAGAGGGTGCTATCAAAGCATTTCATCGCTGTCAAGGTGCGTTTAGTTTAGTAATCGGTACTCCTGTAGGTGTGATGGGAGTCCGTGATCCTAATGGCATTCGTCCCCTAGTAATTGGGACTGTGGCAGGAAATCCCGTCCGTTATGTTTTATCTTCCGAAACCTGCGGCTTAGATATTATTGGGGCTGAATACCTGCGCGACGTAGAGCCAGGTGAAGTAGTTTGGATTACCGAAGAAGGTTTGGCTTCCTACCATTGGAGTGAAAAACCCCAGCCCAAATTGTGTATCTTCGAGATGATTTACTTTGCCCGTCCTGATAGCCAAATGCACAACGAAAGTCTGTATAGCTATCGGATGCGCTTAGGAAGGCAACTAGCTAAAGAATCCTATGTAGATGCTGACATCGTTTTTGGTGTCCCTGATTCTGGTATACCTGCCGCCATTGGGTTTTCTCAAGCTTCTGGTGTCGCCTACGGTGAAGGACTGATTAAAAATCGCTACGTTGGGCGTACCTTTATTCAGCCAACGCAAACCATGCGTGAGTCGGGGATTAAGATGAAACTCAACCCACTTAAAGATGTGCTAGCAGGTAAACGGGTAATTATTGTTGATGACTCCATTGTGCGGGGTACTACTAGCCGCAAACTGGTGAAAGCTTTGCGTGAAGCCGGTGCAGCAGAAGTACATATGCGGATTTCTTCGCCACCAGTTACTCATCCCTGCTTCTATGGTATTGATACTGATACCCAAGATCAGTTGATTGCGGCTACCAAATCTGTAGAAGAAATTGCCCAACAGCTAGAAGTAGACACCCTAGCATATCTCAGTTGGGAAGGAATGCTATTAGCAACAGGGGAAGATCCTAATAATTTCTGTTCTGCTTGCTTTACTGGAGATTATCCTGTAGCCATTCCTGAGCAAGTGAAGCGTTCTAAATTGGTGCTGGAGAAGGTAGTAGTTTAG
- a CDS encoding ABC transporter permease, producing MTSTRISWDRSWDWLMRFVTSETFIYVIKRILQALFTLLLASALSFFIMKLSPGDYVDTLRQNPKISPERIEEIKRQFGLDKSWLEQYWLWLWRIITRGDFGTSFVYQRSVASLLWERIPATLMLAIASLFFTWAIAIPLGIVAAVKQNKATDRILQVISYTGQGFPSFITVLFLLIFAQVTTPLFPVGGMTSIDHADLSWFGKIVDVGWHMILPTIALSITSFAGLQRIMRGELLDVLRQDYIQTARAKGLPENRVIYVHALRNAINPLITLLGFELAGLLGGAFIAEQFFNWPGLGRLTLQAVIAKDQYLVMASLVMSAVLLNVGNLMADLLLKVADPRIRLDS from the coding sequence ATGACATCTACACGCATTTCCTGGGATAGAAGTTGGGACTGGTTGATGAGGTTTGTCACCAGCGAAACGTTTATTTATGTGATTAAGCGGATATTGCAGGCGTTGTTTACCCTGTTGTTAGCATCCGCACTGTCATTTTTCATCATGAAATTATCACCAGGAGATTATGTAGATACGTTACGGCAGAATCCAAAAATCTCTCCAGAACGGATTGAGGAAATCAAGAGACAGTTTGGTTTAGATAAATCTTGGTTGGAACAGTATTGGTTGTGGTTATGGCGCATTATCACCAGGGGAGATTTCGGCACAAGTTTTGTTTATCAGCGTTCAGTCGCGTCTCTCTTGTGGGAAAGAATACCGGCTACTTTAATGTTAGCGATCGCGTCTTTATTTTTCACCTGGGCGATCGCTATTCCCTTGGGTATCGTAGCGGCTGTCAAGCAAAATAAAGCCACAGACCGAATTTTACAGGTGATTAGCTACACCGGGCAAGGATTTCCCAGTTTTATCACTGTGTTGTTTCTCCTCATCTTTGCCCAAGTCACCACACCTTTATTTCCCGTGGGTGGTATGACCAGCATTGACCACGCTGATTTATCTTGGTTTGGTAAAATCGTCGATGTCGGCTGGCACATGATTTTACCTACCATTGCCTTAAGTATCACCAGTTTTGCCGGTTTACAACGCATCATGCGCGGTGAATTATTAGATGTGTTGCGGCAAGATTACATCCAAACAGCTCGCGCCAAAGGACTGCCAGAAAACCGTGTGATTTACGTCCATGCTCTCCGTAATGCTATTAACCCGCTAATTACTTTGTTAGGTTTTGAGTTAGCAGGTTTATTAGGTGGTGCATTTATCGCCGAACAGTTCTTTAACTGGCCAGGCTTAGGCAGATTAACTTTACAGGCAGTAATCGCCAAAGACCAGTATTTAGTTATGGCTAGCCTAGTCATGAGCGCCGTATTACTCAACGTCGGCAACCTAATGGCAGACTTATTACTGAAAGTAGCCGACCCCCGCATTCGTTTAGACTCATAA
- a CDS encoding adenine phosphoribosyltransferase produces the protein MDLKSLIRDIPDFPKPGILFRDITTLLRDREGLRYTIDFLTEKCIDAGLEVDYVAGMESRGFIFGTPLAYKLEAGFIPVRKKGKLPAAVHSVEYQLEYGTDCLELHQDALHPGSRVLIVDDLIATGGTASATAKLVQQIGCELVGFGFIIELRDLQGRKHLPDVPIISVVEY, from the coding sequence ATGGATTTAAAATCTCTCATTCGCGACATCCCTGATTTTCCTAAGCCTGGAATTTTATTTCGTGATATCACTACTTTACTGCGCGATCGCGAAGGATTGCGATATACTATTGACTTTTTGACGGAAAAATGTATTGATGCTGGTTTAGAAGTAGACTATGTTGCTGGTATGGAGTCACGGGGGTTCATTTTTGGCACTCCTTTGGCTTATAAATTAGAGGCTGGTTTTATTCCTGTGCGGAAAAAAGGTAAGTTACCAGCAGCAGTTCACTCAGTTGAATATCAATTAGAGTATGGTACTGACTGTTTAGAACTCCATCAAGACGCTTTACACCCAGGTAGTCGAGTTTTGATTGTCGATGATTTGATTGCTACAGGTGGAACAGCCAGCGCCACAGCCAAGTTAGTCCAGCAAATAGGCTGCGAATTAGTGGGGTTTGGGTTTATTATCGAGCTACGGGATTTACAAGGACGCAAACATCTACCAGATGTGCCAATTATTTCCGTAGTTGAATATTAG
- a CDS encoding DUF3038 domain-containing protein: MNVSASLTPFNSPTPPSLPMILDTLPDPAIAGHGCPARTRLQIDLILLAIEALELGGSEAILTFAQELDLKGIVKDRVNLWRMRSSNPIRRAHIRRPLTIMEAKALVVIACYIARRLTVVIRQMLMICQQMNEKQIPLEQNLRLSNYLERFRAHFKSRMNARRFGALALSSDEKLNELAINLLGQLLFCTGTAGMQRFWISLFDGEVE, from the coding sequence ATGAATGTTTCTGCAAGCTTAACGCCGTTCAACAGTCCAACCCCCCCATCATTGCCGATGATTTTGGACACTCTACCAGATCCTGCGATCGCTGGACATGGATGTCCGGCCAGAACTAGGTTGCAAATTGATCTCATCTTACTGGCGATTGAAGCTTTAGAACTGGGTGGTTCTGAAGCCATCCTAACTTTTGCCCAAGAGTTGGATTTGAAAGGAATTGTTAAAGATAGAGTGAATTTGTGGCGGATGCGGAGTTCTAACCCCATCAGAAGAGCGCATATTCGCCGCCCTTTAACCATTATGGAGGCCAAAGCCTTAGTTGTAATTGCCTGTTACATCGCCCGGCGTTTAACAGTGGTGATCCGCCAAATGCTGATGATTTGTCAACAAATGAACGAAAAGCAAATTCCCTTAGAACAGAATTTACGCTTATCTAATTACTTAGAACGGTTTAGAGCGCATTTTAAAAGCCGCATGAACGCTCGGCGATTTGGTGCTTTAGCATTAAGTTCTGATGAAAAATTAAATGAATTAGCTATAAATTTATTGGGACAACTGCTATTTTGTACTGGCACGGCTGGAATGCAGCGATTCTGGATCAGTTTATTTGACGGGGAAGTAGAATGA